The following are encoded together in the Anopheles nili chromosome 3, idAnoNiliSN_F5_01, whole genome shotgun sequence genome:
- the LOC128725048 gene encoding uncharacterized protein LOC128725048, translating to MSVIIRLQNLALAANASDVRDFFKGLAIPDGGVHIVGGAQGDAFIAFSTDEDARQAMALNGGWIKNEPISLLLSSRAEMQKVIDQARKAALTFMQLKQQTNVASYGGAIPQTTVAASAIAGISSRAVQQPQPPVISLAGFLAQKRNQTKQNSTYNEIPGLSFLSSDAPNGDVGTVTTLVGAASSLKNEALASWLSTCTGNGFNGVNLAGTINPPAQPIGVDNQSPWKFLKKDRRSPSPFQEGPNKRGGASRSCSRERDVNRHGRRSRSPSRDRRFKRDGRSRSSSRDRSRYSRSSSREYNRRHRNSRSRSPSRDRFGRTRQRSRSRSRDQRSRDDSRDRNPERAGNGFKREPTGRGRSNRVSRFSSQNDANLSPRQQGVMEAGSKSFFGNELNRPAEPIFGLHTTGGAMQDPRVRFGQSKSGDISPPLMGNGGLFRNTSPLPAGVYSGIKSSPVTSDYAIKVSNLETVTGYGEIRRFFKTQLISTQGIKMINDDSGRRTGVAYVQFLRKDSKQSALQRDGMILRRTIIRIESITDQEFEQAHDSYRPGNDNSPTQPWDESVRQVVNPWSMSDPFRERNGGGFGGNGQNNDVIENNTDQNCGKDAGRRHFAGMHQSPTSTLMVWNLPTFTTEQDIMKMFSDFTVVEVLIVKNHSIPKQLDGYVRFHRQEDAREAWSQMHRHFIGNKKVSVRMCPEIDYEVAKNEYENPSDTQNSSSRQLDSERSNERNGQDCGRNFDSRNGDNGNDGSTNNSARPQGGNSSRRRNNQGSRWGQVERNWDDGEKNWDDDDKNWDEDDNNQRQQSFSDAQHRMDPDSGAGSDTNASWNNRDPRMNRGGDGDCNYSNNFFENENNRHSNDGMSDNCNNNDNNGNSDNNCNNGNSRDPRISSGSGRFGGNSGGDNSELFQRTNWLLLRNVDFHVYEEDVFAFFAQDGFRAKNILVVRNERGGRTGECLVEFESASEAAHAESKSSQNLGRRKVFASHLDRGQVADLMTRFNAIAQGLQPSYWMPEHLRNDDERGSDDQRDDPEQNQGVGCGPYHTSTVGLLNLAYKTTVEDVQNFFQEFNLPVENIRRRFLDNGQATGEAMVRFLSHQDAEKALNEYQNRRLFGRNVRIRLINDD from the exons ATGAGCGTGATCATTCGCCTGCAGAATCTGGCCCTTGCGGCGAATGCCTCCGATGTGCGCGATTTTTTCAAGGGTCTTGCGATTCCCGATGGCGGCGTCCATATCGTCGGTGGCGCACAGGGAGACGCGTTTATAGCGTTCAG CACCGACGAGGATGCTCGGCAAGCCATGGCTTTGAACGGGGGatggataaaaaatgaaccaatATCACTATTGCTATCATCTCGCGCCGAGATGCAGAAGGTCATCGATCAGGCACGCAAGGCTGCCTTGACGTTTATGCAGCTTAAACAACAGACAAATGTGGCTTCTTACGGTGGAGCTATACCACAAACCACCGTAGCTGCTTCGGCAATAGCAGGGATCAGTTCACGAGCG GTCCAACAACCACAACCGCCGGTTATTAGCCTGGCGGGGTTTTTGGCccagaaaagaaatcaaaccaa GCAGAATTCAACGTACAACGAAATACCAGGCCTTTCCTTTCTCTCGTCTGACGCACCAAATGGTGATGTCGGAACAGTCACTACCTTGGTCGGTGCAGCATCATCATTAAAGAATGAAGCTCTCGCCAGTTGGCTGTCTACCTGTACTGGAAACGGCTTCAATGGAGTGAATCTTGCTGGCACCATCAATCCACCGGCCCAACCGATTGGTGTCGATAATCAGAGCCCGTGGAAGTTCTTGAAGAAGGATCGCCGCAGCCCGTCTCCATTCCAGGAGGGTCCAAACAAACGAGGTGGCGCTAGCCGTTCTTGCTCCCGTGAGCGAGACGTCAATCGTCACGGTCGTAGAAGTCGATCGCCGTCACGTGATAGAAGGTTCAAACGCGATGGTCGTAGCCGTTCGTCGTCGCGTGATCGTTCGCGATATTCACGCAGCTCTAGCCGAGAATATAACCGACGGCATCGGAACAGCCGCAGCAGGAGTCCTAGCCGTGATCGATTCGGTCGTACCCGCCAACGAAGCCGTTCCCGGTCGCGGGACCAACGCAGTCGTGACGATAGCAGAGACCGGAATCCCGAACGAGCTGGCAACGGTTTCAAGCGCGAGCCAACGGGTCGTGGTCGTTCGAATCGagtttcccgtttttccagcCAGAATGATGCAAATCTTTCTCCACGCCAACAGGGTGTCATGGAGGCTGGTTCGAAGTCCTTTTTCGGGAACGAATTGAATCGGCCAGCTGAGCCGATCTTTGGATTGCATACGACGGGAGGTGCGATGCAAGATCCGCGTGTCCGCTTCGGACAGTCCAAGAGTGGTGACATATCACCGCCATTGATGGGAAATGGTGGGCTATTCCGTAATACTTCTCCGTTGCCGGCTGGCGTTTATAGTGGTATAAAATCGTCCCCAGTCACGAGCGATTATGCGATCAAGGTATCCAATCTGGAAACGGTTACTGGATACGGGGAGATACGGCGATTCTTCAAGACGCAGCTTATTTCGACACAGGGTATTAAGATGATCAATGACGATTCTGGCCGGAGAACAGGCGTGGCATACGTTCAGTTCCTGCGTAAGGATAGCAAACAAAGCGCACTGCAGCGTGACGGCATGATACTGCGTCGAACGATCATCCGTATTGAGTCCATCACGGATCAGGAGTTTGAACAAGCGCACGATTCGTACCGGCCAGGCAATGACAATTCTCCAACGCAACCGTGGGACGAATCGGTGCGCCAAGTGGTGAATCCTTGGAGCATGAGTGATCCATTTCGGGAACGTAACGGGGGCGGCTTCGGAGGCAATGGACAGAACAACGATGTGATCGAAAATAACACTGATCAGAATTGCGGCAAGGACGCGGGCCGAAGGCACTTTGCGGGAATGCATCAGTCGCCGACGAGCACTCTAATGGTGTGGAATCTGCCGACTTTTACCACTGAGCAGGACATTATGAAGATGTTCTCAGACTTTACCGTCGTCGAGGTGTTGATCGTGAAGAACCACTCCATACCAAAGCAGTTGGACGGGTACGTCCGGTTTCATCGACAGGAGGACGCGAGAGAGGCTTGGTCGCAGATGCATCGTCACTTTATCGGGAACAAGAAGGTATCGGTTCGAATGTGTCCGGAGATAGACTACGAGGTGGCGAAGAATGAGTACGAAAATCCAAGCGATACTCAGAATTCTTCCAGCCGGCAGCTGGATTCGGAGCGGTCTAACGAACGCAATGGACAAGATTGCGGCCGGAACTTTGATTCGAGAAACGGAGACAATGGTAACGACGGCTCAACGAATAATTCGGCCCGTCCGCAAGGTGGCAATTCTTCGCGTCGTCGTAACAACCAAGGTAGCAGGTGGGGACAGGTTGAAAGAAATTGGGATGACGGCGAAAAGAATTGGGATGATGACGACAAGAACTGGGACGAAGATGATAACAATCAACGGCAGCAATCATTTTCGGATGCGCAGCACCGCATGGATCCCGACTCTGGTGCTGGTTCTGACACGAACGCCTCGTGGAATAACCGTGACCCGCGAATGAatcgtggtggtgatggtgattgtAACTAttcgaacaatttttttgaaaatgagaATAATAGACACTCCAACGATGGCATGAGCGATAATTGTAACAACAATGATAATAATGGTAACAGCGATAACAACTGCAACAATGGAAATTCGCGTGATCCTCGTATATCGTCCGGATCCGGGAGGTTTGGAGGAAACTCGGGTGGCGATAATAGTGAATTGTTCCAGCGAACTAACTGGTTACTGTTGCGTAACGTGGACTTCCACGTGTACGAAGAGGACGTGTTTGCATTCTTCGCGCAGGATGGATTCCGAGCGAAAAATATACTGGTCGTGCGCAATGAGCGTGGCGGTCGGACAGGCGAGTGCTTGGTGGAGTTTGAGTCAGCGAGCGAAGCAGCTCATGCGGAATCGAAGTCTTCACAGAACCTTGGCCGGCGAAAGGTGTTCGCTAGCCACCTCGATCGTGGTCAGGTGGCTGATCTAATGACACGTTTCAATGCAATTGCGCAAGGCCTGCAGCCATCCTACTGGATGCCGGAACACTTGCGCAACGATGATGAACGTGGCAGTGACGATCAACGGGACGATCCGGAGCAGAACCAGGGTGTCGGCTGTGGGCCGTACCATACGTCAACGGTTGGTCTGTTGAATCTGGCATACAAGACAACAGTGGAGGACGTGCAGAACTTTTTCCAGGAATTCAACCTGCCGGTGGAGAACATTCGGAGACGCTTTCTTGATAACGGACAGGCGACAGGAGAGGCCATGGTGCGTTTCCTCTCCCACCAAGACGCGGAGAAGGCTCTGAACGAGTATCAGAACAGGAGACTGTTCGGTAGGAACGTACGGATCCGGTTGATAAACGATGACTga
- the LOC128725731 gene encoding DNA-directed RNA polymerase III subunit RPC9 — protein sequence MEIVNPNAAILTNFEVMTALKNMKNNKKKYGLRNLATITYETVQYLEDTACKDQTSASIVEFLQVMKEFSLTKNECLMMVNDPPSSPLHIQLMIEDSDERLTEEQVSRILELTAKLRTTAALSTDMEMIQADS from the coding sequence ATGGAAATCGTCAATCCAAATGCGGCAATTCTTACAAACTTCGAGGTTATGACGGCGCTCAAGAATatgaaaaacaacaagaaaaaatacgGGCTACGTAATCTCGCCACGATTACTTATGAAACGGTACAGTATTTGGAAGACACGGCGTGCAAGGACCAAACTTCGGCCAGCATCGTCGAGTTCCTGCAGGTCATGAAGGAGTTCAGTCTAACCAAGAACGAGTGTCTGATGATGGTGAATGATCCACCGTCATCGCCGCTACATATCCAGCTCATGATCGAGGACTCTGACGAGCGTTTAACGGAGGAGCAAGTTAGCCGGATTCTTGAGCTTACCGCCAAACTAAGGACGACGGCCGCGTTATCGACTGACATGGAGATGATACAAGCGGACAGTTag
- the LOC128725047 gene encoding uncharacterized protein LOC128725047 codes for MLNLAHPGQPLEIEHPHSFSMFKRGVMLGDVSYSYSSTDMGSPETGRYKTVTVIKNIAVPKPTSTMFSDRSEHFYDSVEKGASSGTGQKKRTHVEYWPPKEDNHVTHHKQAKPEQKEDYHKISNTHRPYGHHQQSHHRSRTEMLTSPKVAHKPPPTKELPQEEPQHPIDLLELAKSAVKTLNQKAKIAPGENTGPVTFPADAMMMKKKNGIVSVAKEYTSVLTTDPKDHQLPIVSKLRTKVNPPPKTEPAYHQSTYTSEEIPLKEFEQSEYVFNHKTGSFEFRAASKAPKAVQEYLRGARPYRYKEQPVTPIASEPSDYSSHSDGSNTYNTPSELLFAELRNAVATRNVTMIKSLAGQLEETFNIGKLDFESLKMEDFGRRSSTEDPMMETTTGGKSPLDFGFGNYAETTTIDYQEPSTEAIVASTTIKAPIMMTTTTKKPLRYIAPKLRGFKRFSAKRQ; via the coding sequence ATGCTCAATCTTGCACATCCGGGTCAGCCCTTGGAGATAGAACATCCGCACAGTTTCTCCATGTTCAAGCGAGGAGTTATGCTTGGTGACGTTTCGTATAGCTACTCCTCGACCGATATGGGTTCTCCAGAGACAGGTCGCTATAAAACAGTCACGGTGATCAAAAACATTGCTGTACCCAAACCAACCAGTACCATGTTCAGTGATCGATCAGAACACTTTTACGATTCGGTTGAAAAAGGGGCTTCCAGTGGTACGGGGcagaaaaagcgcacacatGTCGAGTATTGGCCACCAAAGGAAGATAACCACGTGACGCACCACAAGCAGGCGAAACCGGAGCAAAAGGAGGACTATCATAAAATCAGCAACACACACCGCCCCTATGGTCATCATCAACAGAGCCATCATCGCAGCCGTACGGAAATGCTGACATCGCCGAAAGTAGCTCATAAGCCACCGCCAACCAAAGAGCTACCGCAAGAAGAACCGCAACACCCGATAGATCTGCTTGAGCTGGCTAAATCGGCAGTAAAGACACTCAACCAGAAAGCAAAGATAGCACCGGGAGAAAACACCGGTCCGGTGACGTTCCCTGCGGACGCCatgatgatgaaaaagaagaacggaATTGTAAGCGTTGCCAAAGAATACACCAGCGTTCTGACGACAGATCCCAAGGATCATCAGCTACCGATCGTGAGCAAACTGCGGACCAAAGTAAACCCTCCACCGAAAACCGAGCCTGCGTACCACCAGAGCACATACACGAGCGAGGAAATTCCTCTGAAAGAGTTTGAACAGTCGGAGTACGTGTTCAATCATAAGACGGGCTCGTTCGAATTTCGTGCAGCGTCGAAAGCTCCCAAAGCGGTCCAGGAATACCTCCGAGGGGCTCGTCCATATCGCTACAAGGAACAACCGGTAACGCCAATCGCAAGCGAACCCAGCGATTACTCCTCCCATTCGGACGGTAGCAACACGTACAACACTCCTTCTGAGTTGTTATTTGCGGAACTGAGGAATGCTGTTGCGACGAGGAACGTCACGATGATCAAATCACTCGCAGGCCAGCTGGAGGAGACGTTTAACATCGGCAAGCTCGATTTTGAATCGCTGAAAATGGAAGACTTTGGCCGCCGCTCGTCGACGGAGGACCCGATGATGGAAACGACAACTGGTGGCAAGTCTCCCTTAGACTTTGGCTTCGGTAACTACGCCGAGACGACAACGATTGACTACCAGGAGCCATCCACCGAGGCAATCGTGGCCAGTACTACCATTAAGGCACCGATAATGATGACAACGACCACGAAGAAGCCACTCCGCTACATCGCACCGAAACTTCGCGGATTTAAACGGTTTTCGGCCAAGCGACAATGA